One part of the Streptomyces sp. AM 2-1-1 genome encodes these proteins:
- a CDS encoding HAD domain-containing protein: MNGPELRPLLFLDVDGPLIPFGATAREYPDGYPVYRSSSGRPKDVDNPLLSRINPAFGPRLEALGCELVWATTWMAEANLVVAPWLGLPDLPVVDWPEDVDDEDGRGGLHWKTRTLVELAAGRPFVWVDDEITETDRRWVADHCHGRRLLHRVGLTDADFATLAAWAGA; the protein is encoded by the coding sequence GTGAACGGTCCGGAGCTCCGCCCGCTGCTCTTCCTCGACGTCGACGGCCCCCTCATCCCTTTCGGGGCGACGGCGCGGGAGTACCCGGACGGGTACCCGGTGTACCGCTCGTCCTCCGGCCGGCCGAAGGACGTCGACAACCCGCTGCTGTCGAGGATCAACCCCGCGTTCGGGCCACGACTGGAGGCGCTGGGGTGTGAGTTGGTGTGGGCGACGACCTGGATGGCCGAGGCGAACCTCGTCGTCGCGCCGTGGCTCGGACTCCCCGATCTGCCCGTCGTGGACTGGCCCGAGGACGTGGACGACGAGGACGGGCGGGGTGGTCTGCACTGGAAGACCCGCACGCTCGTGGAGCTGGCGGCCGGGCGTCCCTTCGTCTGGGTGGACGACGAGATCACGGAGACCGACCGGCGCTGGGTGGCGGACCACTGCCACGGACGCCGGCTGCTCCACCGCGTCGGTCTGACGGACGCGGACTTCGCGACGCTGGCGGCGTGGGCGGGCGCGTGA